In Coleofasciculus sp. FACHB-T130, the following proteins share a genomic window:
- a CDS encoding Npun_F0813 family protein, with translation MFILKRQDVEISSIQHPKREQQIPILTYQGQTFRLISVFAANQAEEARAFWRDLTDNRGKACVLLEEPDRYSVWGKIRLDQLAAEASSDVKIVPLAQACLLLLQAVYIDVEDLLGNRQAGLFQKDLSDVFRQWHFPSADGPEAVKNLLTMDPLSSLQIPPWEEHHLITLLQELHRLGKEYFGNTHFAQGVKDTLQDMQPGERSQFLEWLNQSPLGKLWR, from the coding sequence ATGTTTATTCTGAAACGGCAGGATGTTGAAATTTCTAGCATTCAGCACCCCAAGCGGGAGCAACAGATCCCGATTCTCACTTATCAGGGGCAAACCTTTCGCTTGATCAGTGTATTTGCAGCTAATCAAGCAGAAGAAGCCAGAGCCTTTTGGCGAGACCTTACCGATAACCGTGGCAAAGCCTGCGTTTTGCTGGAAGAGCCAGATCGGTATAGCGTCTGGGGCAAAATTCGTCTAGATCAGCTGGCTGCGGAGGCTAGTAGTGACGTCAAAATTGTCCCTCTCGCCCAAGCTTGCCTTTTGTTGCTCCAGGCGGTTTACATAGACGTTGAAGACCTATTAGGAAACAGACAAGCCGGATTATTTCAAAAAGACCTTAGCGATGTCTTCCGTCAGTGGCACTTTCCCAGTGCGGATGGGCCGGAAGCTGTGAAAAACTTGCTAACAATGGACCCTTTGAGTAGCCTCCAAATTCCCCCTTGGGAGGAACATCATCTGATCACCTTGTTACAAGAACTGCATCGCTTGGGTAAGGAATATTTCGGCAATACCCACTTTGCCCAAGGAGTAAAGGATACATTACAAGATATGCAACCAGGAGAGCGGTCTCAGTTCCTGGAGTGGCTAAATCAATCTCCCCTAGGTAAGCTGTGGCGCTAA